The Candidatus Eisenbacteria bacterium genome includes a region encoding these proteins:
- a CDS encoding response regulator produces MRSDDLMDDGSGPDGGVRAADESAGYRSPVQPRVLVVEDDETVADVLREVLADQPYVCTFAVSAEDALAKVALDPPDLILTDISLPRKSGLDVMREARALDPEVAVILMTGYASVQTAIDALRQGADDYVTKPFDDIADLPTMVEKRLRNRRLRAENRALLEELRIKNEVLQRHEQELREKVAQATFHLSTLYRASMEIGAGIDLEPMLKRIVETTAQIMDAPAAAVYLQNEETAEYRPAAAHGVEWEGGDESRPPVLAGSGPVGMCAFDLRPVRQGGPGCARVAVAGVKGGAASLLAVPLVQGSQALGVLVAFDKPAGFGAGDEEFLSRFASQAAVQIRNSQLFEHTKSLDRLKSEFVAVVSHETRTPLTSVKGALELLFDERYFQNNEQQVKLLTIAHANAERMLLLINDILDFSKLESASLSMTIEPQNLEPVVRQAAHNLRMLIEERRIQLELDLPADLPDTLLDAHRIAQVLTNLLSNAIKFSPAGGRIEVAARPYGRDLRVEVRDHGEGIAAKDVPKLFRKFQQIDSGATRKVGGTGLGLVICKGIVEQHGGQVGVETEPGKGSTFWFTLPLAEERSTELHGAA; encoded by the coding sequence ATGCGAAGCGACGACCTCATGGACGACGGCAGCGGTCCCGACGGCGGCGTTCGCGCGGCCGACGAGTCGGCGGGCTATCGCTCGCCGGTCCAGCCGCGCGTGCTCGTCGTCGAGGACGACGAGACCGTCGCCGACGTGCTCCGCGAAGTGCTGGCGGACCAGCCGTACGTCTGCACCTTCGCCGTCTCGGCCGAGGACGCGCTGGCGAAGGTGGCGCTCGATCCGCCCGACCTGATCCTCACCGACATCTCGCTGCCCAGGAAGAGCGGCCTCGACGTGATGCGCGAGGCGCGGGCGCTCGATCCCGAGGTCGCGGTGATCCTGATGACCGGCTACGCGTCGGTCCAGACCGCGATCGACGCGTTGCGTCAGGGCGCCGACGACTACGTCACCAAACCCTTCGACGATATCGCCGACCTTCCGACGATGGTCGAGAAGCGTCTTCGCAACCGCCGGCTGCGCGCCGAGAACCGCGCGCTGCTGGAGGAGCTGCGCATCAAGAACGAGGTGCTCCAGCGGCACGAGCAGGAGCTGCGCGAGAAGGTCGCGCAGGCGACCTTTCATCTGAGCACGCTCTACCGGGCCTCGATGGAGATCGGCGCGGGCATCGACCTCGAGCCGATGCTGAAGCGCATCGTCGAGACGACCGCGCAGATCATGGACGCCCCCGCGGCGGCGGTGTACCTGCAGAACGAGGAAACGGCCGAATACCGGCCCGCCGCCGCGCACGGCGTCGAGTGGGAGGGCGGGGACGAATCGCGCCCGCCCGTGCTGGCCGGCAGCGGCCCCGTCGGCATGTGCGCGTTCGACCTGCGGCCCGTCCGCCAGGGCGGGCCGGGGTGCGCGCGCGTCGCGGTCGCCGGCGTGAAGGGCGGCGCCGCGTCGCTGCTCGCCGTCCCGCTCGTCCAGGGAAGCCAGGCCCTGGGGGTGCTCGTCGCGTTCGACAAGCCCGCGGGCTTCGGCGCCGGGGACGAGGAGTTCCTCTCGCGGTTCGCCTCGCAGGCCGCGGTGCAGATCCGCAACTCGCAGCTCTTCGAGCACACCAAGAGCCTCGACCGGCTCAAGTCCGAGTTCGTGGCCGTCGTCTCGCACGAGACACGTACGCCGCTCACCTCCGTCAAGGGCGCGCTCGAGCTGCTTTTCGACGAGCGCTACTTCCAGAACAACGAACAGCAGGTGAAGCTGCTGACGATCGCGCACGCGAACGCCGAGCGCATGCTCCTGCTCATCAACGACATCCTCGACTTCTCGAAGCTCGAGTCGGCGTCGCTGTCCATGACCATCGAGCCCCAGAACCTGGAGCCGGTCGTGCGGCAGGCCGCGCACAACCTGCGCATGCTGATCGAGGAGCGGCGCATCCAGCTCGAGCTCGACCTGCCGGCCGACCTGCCGGACACGCTGCTCGACGCGCATCGCATCGCGCAGGTGCTGACCAACCTGCTTTCGAACGCCATCAAGTTCTCGCCCGCCGGCGGCCGCATCGAGGTCGCCGCGCGTCCGTACGGGCGGGACCTGCGCGTCGAGGTCCGCGACCACGGCGAGGGCATCGCGGCGAAGGACGTTCCCAAGCTGTTCCGCAAGTTCCAGCAGATCGACTCCGGCGCGACGCGAAAGGTGGGCGGCACCGGCCTCGGCCTGGTGATCTGCAAGGGCATCGTCGAACAGCATGGCGGGCAGGTCGGCGTCGAGACCGAACCGGGCAAGGGCAGCACGTTCTGGTTCACGCTTCCGCTTGCCGAGGAGCGCTCGACCGAACTGCACGGCGCGGCCTGA